Proteins encoded together in one Calditrichota bacterium window:
- a CDS encoding glycosyltransferase family 4 protein — protein MNILYLSQYFPPEVGATQNRAYEMATNLVRMGHKVTVLTEVPNHPKGIIHAGYRGKLLVRERLDGVEVLRVWVMTSPRKTFATRLAFYLSFAFMASLTGMLDRKRFDVVFATSPPLFVGAAGLAIARVRRTRFVFEVRDVWPLSAVELGEIRSRTYAHLAEKLELALYRNALAVPVVTRGIFEVLRSRGVAEEKLVFIPNGTNTELFYDRGQGARREWGLRDEFVAMYAGIFGIAQGMEVLCAAARLLKDHSDVRFVFVGEGPVKEQVRALVQQWRLDNLLLLDEVPRERIPELISAADACIVPLKRKPLFTGALPSKMFDAWACSRPVLLAVDGEARRVLEEAQGGVFVEPEDPEALARAILRLAKDRALARRLGANGRRYVEQHFSRRAQAERLAHLLEALVR, from the coding sequence GTGAATATCCTCTACCTTTCGCAATACTTCCCCCCGGAGGTGGGGGCTACACAGAACCGCGCCTACGAAATGGCGACGAATCTGGTGCGCATGGGGCATAAGGTCACTGTCTTGACCGAGGTGCCGAATCACCCAAAGGGCATCATTCACGCGGGCTACCGGGGCAAGCTCCTGGTGCGCGAGAGGCTTGATGGCGTGGAGGTCCTGCGCGTCTGGGTGATGACCTCGCCGCGCAAAACCTTTGCCACTCGCTTAGCGTTCTACCTTTCGTTCGCCTTTATGGCCTCGCTGACAGGCATGCTTGACCGCAAGCGTTTCGACGTGGTCTTTGCCACGTCGCCGCCTCTCTTTGTCGGCGCAGCAGGCCTGGCCATTGCGCGCGTCCGCCGTACGCGGTTTGTGTTCGAGGTACGCGACGTCTGGCCACTCTCGGCAGTGGAGTTGGGCGAGATACGCAGCCGTACCTACGCTCACTTGGCTGAAAAGTTGGAGCTGGCCCTTTACCGGAATGCCCTGGCGGTGCCGGTGGTGACCAGAGGCATCTTCGAGGTGCTTCGTTCCCGAGGGGTGGCCGAGGAGAAGCTGGTCTTCATCCCCAACGGCACGAACACCGAGCTGTTCTATGACCGCGGGCAAGGGGCGCGCAGGGAATGGGGCCTAAGGGATGAATTCGTGGCCATGTATGCCGGAATCTTCGGCATTGCCCAGGGGATGGAAGTGCTCTGCGCAGCGGCCCGGCTTTTGAAGGACCACTCCGACGTCCGTTTTGTCTTCGTGGGTGAGGGGCCGGTCAAGGAGCAGGTGCGCGCTTTGGTGCAGCAGTGGCGCCTTGACAACCTGCTCCTCCTTGACGAAGTGCCCCGCGAGCGGATTCCGGAGCTTATCTCTGCCGCCGACGCCTGTATCGTGCCGCTGAAGAGGAAGCCGCTTTTCACAGGCGCCTTGCCCTCCAAGATGTTCGACGCCTGGGCCTGCAGCAGGCCAGTGCTGCTGGCGGTGGACGGGGAAGCACGCCGCGTGCTGGAAGAGGCTCAGGGGGGAGTCTTTGTGGAACCCGAGGACCCCGAGGCCCTTGCCCGGGCGATCCTGCGTCTGGCAAAAGACCGCGCTCTGGCGCGTCGCCTGGGAGCCAACGGCAGGCGCTACGTGGAGCAGCATTTCTCGCGCCGCGCCCAGGCCGAGAGGCTCGCCCACCTTTTGGAGGCACTGGTGCGATGA
- a CDS encoding undecaprenyl/decaprenyl-phosphate alpha-N-acetylglucosaminyl 1-phosphate transferase: MTWQFKALLYAYVLVSSFGLALLLVPCCRRLALQLGVLDRPISRKAHAKPMPLLGGIAMYATFLLVVVANIGLFLLLRSNPLVADYLAPLVVQVSRLRHVLPKVVGILLGATVVTGVGTADDLTGIHFSPRVKLAGQTVAALTAIAVGIRTSFMPGVALDYLISLLWIVGITNSFNLLDNTDGAAAGIAAIAASVLFAVVALQGQVFTALMLAALVGAVLGFLRYNFYPASIFMGDAGSLFMGYVLACLTLVGSYVVPGSPGLLPVILPLLVLGVPLFDTFSVVFIRLREGRPIWVGDRCHFSHRLMDMGMTPRQAVLFLYLVTFGVGVGAALLPSLNVWQSILVLLNEFVIFAIIVSLMHIRRRRGAPKEQD; the protein is encoded by the coding sequence ATGACCTGGCAGTTCAAAGCCTTGCTCTATGCGTACGTGCTGGTCAGCTCTTTCGGGCTGGCACTGCTGCTGGTGCCGTGTTGTCGACGTCTTGCCCTGCAGTTGGGGGTGCTGGACCGGCCCATCTCGCGCAAGGCGCATGCCAAGCCGATGCCGTTGTTGGGCGGCATCGCCATGTATGCCACTTTTCTCCTTGTGGTGGTGGCGAACATCGGCCTTTTCCTCTTGTTGCGCTCTAATCCGCTCGTGGCTGATTACCTGGCGCCGCTTGTGGTCCAGGTCTCCCGCCTGCGCCACGTCTTGCCTAAGGTGGTTGGCATTCTCCTGGGCGCCACGGTGGTCACCGGTGTGGGCACGGCGGACGACCTGACCGGCATCCACTTCTCGCCGCGGGTGAAACTTGCCGGGCAGACGGTAGCGGCCCTCACGGCCATTGCCGTGGGAATACGCACCAGCTTCATGCCGGGCGTGGCCCTGGATTATCTCATATCGCTGCTCTGGATCGTGGGCATAACCAACTCTTTCAATCTCCTGGACAATACCGACGGTGCAGCCGCTGGGATCGCCGCAATCGCCGCCAGCGTGCTTTTTGCTGTGGTAGCGTTGCAAGGTCAAGTCTTCACGGCGCTGATGCTCGCTGCGCTGGTGGGGGCAGTGCTGGGCTTCCTGCGCTACAACTTTTACCCGGCCAGCATCTTCATGGGCGACGCTGGCAGCCTGTTCATGGGCTATGTGCTTGCCTGTCTGACGCTGGTCGGCTCGTACGTGGTTCCAGGCAGTCCGGGCCTGCTCCCGGTCATCTTGCCGCTGCTGGTGCTTGGGGTACCCCTTTTTGACACGTTCTCCGTGGTGTTCATCCGCCTTCGCGAAGGGCGACCGATCTGGGTCGGGGACCGCTGCCACTTCTCCCACCGTCTGATGGACATGGGCATGACGCCCAGACAGGCGGTGCTCTTTTTGTACCTCGTGACCTTTGGCGTGGGCGTAGGGGCCGCGCTGCTCCCCAGCCTCAACGTCTGGCAGAGCATCCTGGTGCTCTTGAATGAGTTCGTCATCTTTGCGATTATCGTTTCCCTGATGCACATTCGGCGACGCAGAGGGGCACCCAAGGAACAGGACTGA
- a CDS encoding EamA family transporter, whose product MGELAALATAACWALGTTLFGEASKRVGAFATNLLRIPMGAFFLVSTLFVSRGVLWPTWATSRQVALLTGSSFLGLAMGDALFFRSVVLLGPRLATLLSTLAPPVAAVAARVVLHERLSAVAVAGMVATLAGVVWVVSERNSATPTAKGVNIEGVVAGVGAAAAQGVGLVLSKMAMGNSLDALSATVIRVTTAVVGVWALALVAGRAQAGVRALRNRQALAFMTGGAIVGPFLGIWLMLTSVKLTATGIASTLMATTPILIIPVVRVVYKEKPSPRAWVGALVAVAGVGLLFAG is encoded by the coding sequence GTGGGCGAACTGGCAGCGTTGGCGACTGCCGCCTGTTGGGCGTTGGGCACCACTTTGTTTGGCGAGGCAAGCAAAAGGGTCGGGGCCTTCGCCACCAATTTGCTGCGCATCCCTATGGGGGCCTTCTTCTTGGTCTCCACCCTCTTTGTGAGTCGCGGTGTGCTCTGGCCCACCTGGGCAACCTCTCGCCAGGTTGCTTTGCTCACTGGCAGCTCCTTTCTCGGCTTGGCGATGGGCGACGCGCTCTTCTTCCGCTCCGTGGTGCTCCTGGGCCCGCGCCTTGCCACCCTGCTTAGCACGCTGGCACCCCCGGTGGCGGCAGTGGCGGCGCGAGTGGTGCTGCACGAACGCCTCAGCGCTGTGGCTGTAGCGGGTATGGTGGCGACGCTGGCCGGCGTGGTGTGGGTCGTGTCCGAGCGAAACTCTGCTACTCCCACCGCCAAAGGCGTAAACATCGAGGGTGTGGTCGCCGGAGTCGGAGCGGCCGCTGCCCAGGGGGTGGGCCTGGTCCTCTCCAAGATGGCTATGGGCAACAGCCTGGATGCACTTTCTGCCACGGTGATTCGCGTGACCACCGCCGTGGTGGGCGTCTGGGCCTTGGCGCTGGTTGCGGGACGCGCCCAGGCGGGCGTCCGTGCCCTGCGCAACCGCCAAGCGCTCGCCTTCATGACCGGCGGCGCCATTGTCGGGCCGTTCTTAGGCATCTGGCTGATGCTGACCTCCGTGAAGCTGACCGCCACAGGCATCGCCTCCACGCTGATGGCGACCACGCCCATCCTCATCATCCCGGTGGTGCGGGTGGTCTACAAAGAAAAGCCTTCGCCACGCGCGTGGGTCGGTGCCCTGGTTGCCGTCGCAGGCGTGGGACTCTTGTTTGCCGGCTGA
- a CDS encoding GDP-mannose 4,6-dehydratase, whose product MRILVTGGAGFIGSHLCEELLRRGYEVWAIDDLSTGTLKNIQHLRDNPRFHVAVETILNETVMDRLVSECDIIYHLAAAVGVELIVSRPVEVIETNILGTHVVLRLANRYLRKVLITSTSEIYGKSEAVPFKEDDDRLLGPTTKSRWSYSASKGIDEFLALAYHKQKGLRTVIARLFNTVGPRQTGRYGMVIPRMVGQALRGEPITVYGDGSQVRCFTYVADVVEALIALAEHPAAEGQIYNVGNNQAITIAELAERIKRLSGSPSEIVYIPYEKAYEAGFEDMRVRVPDLTKIRQLIGYQPKFSLDEILQKVIDYTREQMKQQWAS is encoded by the coding sequence ATGCGCATACTGGTGACGGGCGGCGCAGGGTTTATCGGCTCGCATCTCTGCGAGGAACTGCTGCGCCGCGGCTACGAGGTGTGGGCTATTGACGATCTATCCACGGGTACGCTCAAGAACATCCAGCACCTGCGGGACAATCCGCGCTTCCATGTGGCGGTGGAGACGATTCTCAATGAGACGGTCATGGACCGGCTGGTCTCGGAGTGCGACATCATCTACCATCTGGCTGCGGCAGTGGGCGTCGAGCTCATCGTCAGCAGGCCCGTGGAGGTCATCGAGACAAACATTTTGGGTACGCATGTGGTGCTGCGCCTGGCTAACCGCTACCTGCGCAAGGTGCTGATCACCTCGACTTCGGAAATCTACGGCAAGAGCGAAGCGGTGCCGTTCAAAGAGGACGACGACCGGCTGTTGGGGCCCACCACCAAGAGCCGCTGGAGCTACTCAGCCTCCAAGGGCATCGACGAGTTCCTCGCCCTGGCCTACCACAAGCAGAAGGGCTTGCGCACGGTCATTGCGCGGCTGTTCAACACTGTGGGGCCGCGGCAAACCGGGCGCTACGGCATGGTGATCCCGCGCATGGTGGGCCAGGCCCTGCGGGGCGAGCCCATCACTGTGTACGGCGACGGCTCCCAGGTGCGTTGCTTCACCTACGTGGCCGACGTGGTGGAGGCGCTCATTGCCTTAGCAGAGCATCCGGCGGCAGAGGGGCAGATCTACAACGTCGGCAACAATCAGGCGATTACCATTGCCGAGCTGGCGGAGCGCATTAAGCGACTATCCGGTTCCCCCTCCGAGATTGTCTACATCCCCTACGAAAAGGCTTACGAGGCCGGGTTTGAGGATATGCGCGTGCGCGTGCCGGACTTGACCAAGATCCGGCAACTCATCGGCTACCAGCCAAAGTTCAGCCTGGATGAAATTTTGCAAAAGGTCATCGACTACACCCGGGAGCAGATGAAGCAACAATGGGCATCCTGA
- a CDS encoding PAS domain S-box protein: protein MVTSTSKAQKYERELAEYAARLRDLFAEMTADLRKSEHLYRSIVDGATDAIMTVDRNLRVLSWNKGAEEVFGYTEQEALGKTLDDLIIRPDVSPSSDYVNSQIRAGKVVRVYEAVRYTKEGQPRNVLISATPILGEDGTVQFVSLIYKDITEQKRAQEQLIQSEKQATLGVIAGSIGHELNNLVSGLLVETQLLLRRADNQEEVRKIGQRLLTHLEKVALHGRNLLSLSKPARPQLQSMDLTEVLEDTTDTLVLSGVLKRFRIEKHFAPDLPPVCGDRNQIEQVIRNLEINAAHAMKSDGVLTVSTSLTEDGNFVRMVIEDNGQGIPDEIKDKIFEPFFTTKAEGEGTGLGLPIVKQIVESHGGRFYLESQVGVGTRAIVEIPVAKQDAGRVSSARAA from the coding sequence GTGGTGACATCCACAAGCAAGGCACAGAAGTACGAACGAGAGCTGGCCGAATATGCTGCGCGGCTCCGCGACCTCTTTGCCGAGATGACCGCCGACTTGCGCAAGTCCGAGCACCTGTACCGCTCCATCGTGGACGGCGCGACGGACGCCATCATGACCGTCGATCGCAACCTGCGCGTGCTTTCCTGGAACAAGGGTGCCGAGGAGGTGTTCGGCTACACTGAACAGGAAGCGCTCGGCAAGACCCTCGATGATCTGATCATCCGGCCGGACGTCAGTCCGTCCAGCGACTATGTCAACAGCCAAATTCGCGCCGGCAAGGTGGTGCGCGTTTACGAGGCGGTGCGGTACACCAAGGAAGGCCAGCCGCGCAACGTCCTCATCTCGGCCACGCCCATTCTCGGCGAGGACGGCACAGTGCAGTTTGTCTCCCTCATCTACAAGGACATTACCGAGCAGAAGAGGGCGCAGGAACAACTCATCCAGTCGGAGAAGCAGGCGACCCTCGGAGTGATCGCCGGCAGCATCGGCCACGAGCTGAACAACTTGGTCAGCGGCTTGCTGGTGGAGACTCAGCTCTTGCTGCGCCGCGCCGACAACCAGGAGGAGGTGCGGAAAATAGGCCAGCGCCTCTTGACCCATCTGGAGAAAGTGGCGCTCCATGGCCGCAACCTGCTGTCGTTGAGCAAGCCGGCTCGCCCACAACTGCAGAGCATGGACCTGACCGAGGTGCTGGAGGACACGACCGATACGCTGGTGCTCAGCGGGGTGCTGAAGCGCTTTCGCATTGAGAAACACTTTGCGCCAGATCTCCCACCGGTGTGCGGGGACCGCAACCAGATCGAGCAAGTGATCCGCAACTTGGAGATCAACGCTGCCCACGCCATGAAGAGCGATGGCGTGCTCACCGTGTCCACCTCTTTGACGGAGGATGGCAACTTTGTGCGCATGGTCATCGAAGACAATGGCCAGGGGATTCCTGACGAGATCAAGGACAAGATTTTCGAGCCCTTTTTTACCACCAAGGCGGAGGGAGAGGGGACGGGCCTCGGCCTGCCCATCGTCAAGCAGATTGTCGAGTCTCACGGAGGCCGCTTCTATCTGGAAAGCCAGGTGGGGGTGGGCACACGCGCCATCGTAGAAATCCCTGTGGCAAAGCAGGATGCCGGGCGCGTGAGCAGCGCGAGGGCGGCGTGA